From Microbacterium sp. LWH7-1.2:
TGCGCGTTCCAGCGTGCTCGACGAGTCGCTCTGTTGCATTCGACTCATCTCTCCGCCTTCGGTCCCGGCGCGAGCGAACAGAGTTGTCATCCGTTCAGCGCCGTCAGCTGGCCCCCGTAGAACAGCAATGGGGATCCGTCGCGGGAACCACAGCGCTGCACTTCGCCCAGAACAATCGTATGATCGCCGGCCTCATGGCGTGCCCATGGCGCGCAATGGAACCAGCCGATGGCATCCGTGACGAGCGGAACACCTATTGAGCGATCCCACTCTGGCGCTCCGTCGCGAGACTTCGATGCGAATGCGCGAGCGACGTCCGAATGGTCGGCCGAGAGCACGCTGACAGTGAACGGCCGGTCCAAGAGGGCCGCATGAGAGCGCGAGTTCTTCTGGATCGAGACAAGCAGCAACGGCGGGTCAAGCGAGATCGAGGTGAGAGAGTTGACGGTCAAGCCGTGCGTGCCTGCGTCGTCTTCGTACGCGACGACGGCGACTCCCGTAGCGAATCGGGCGAAGGTCGCGCGCAATTCCGTGGCGATCTGCGGGGGCTCCAAGCGGACGGCCTCCATGACGGCGTTCACTTCTTCCTCGTCGGGAGGTCGACTCGGATGTTCGCACGATCTGCGAACTGCGGATGCGGCGGGTAGATCGCCGACATCTCGATGTTTTCGATGAAGGGCCCGCCCTCCATGTCTTTGGTCATCCAGTACGCGCCAACCGATGGCTGCTGGTTCTGAGCGATGATGATGTGATTCGCGGCGGTGGACATGTCGCGGTAGATCCGACCCAGCCGCGATCCCTTGAAGACGCCTCCGACACCGCTTTCGAGAAAGAGCGAGTTCACCACCTCCCGCATCTCGTGCACGATGAAGGTGTTCATCTCCGCCATCAGCACGCGCAACTCGTAGTCGATGTATCGGTTTTCCTGCGCACTGGCGAAAGCCCGGGTGAGCACATCGTTCTGGAAGAGGCGGCACGAGCGGATCCGAGCATCCGCAGTCGCGATCTTGATGTGCAGGTTCTCGTCGGTAGCGAAGCGAAGTTGTCGGTAGGATCCGCGCCGGGCCTTCAGATGCGTCTGCTTGATGAGTTCTTCCATCGCGGCGGTAGCGAGCCCGATGGCGTGCGCAGAGTGGGCTGCCTGAATGAACGGGCCCTTTTCGTGAGGAGTTCCGTAGGTGATTCCCCAGATGCCTCGTTCGTCGACCATCTCAGCCGGAACGAAGACGTTGTCCACGGAGAAATCTCCGCTGCCCGTGCCCCGAAGACCCAGTCCGTCCCACGTGTCATAGAGGGTGACGTCCTCCCGGCGGAAGTAGGGCACCACAAACCAGGGCGCGCCGTCCTTCGGTGAAAGCACCTCTTTGCCGTCGTCGTCATGTAGAACGCACAGACCGAATAGGTGGGTCGCCTCAGGGGATCCGCTCGAGAAGGGCCACCGCCCCGAAACCCAGTAGCCTCCCTCGACGGCCCTAGCCACGCCGCCCGCACGCCCGCCATTGCCGGCGATGATCCAACGCTCGTCCGCGAGGATCCGCTTCATGGCGTCTCTGGAGGCCCAGGTCTGCCCTGTGTGGAGCATGCAGAGCCATCCGACCGAACCGTTGATGTGGGAAAGCGCCTCGACCGCTTCCAACCAATCGACTGGGTGACTCTCGAGTCCGCCGAGTTCCTTCGGGAGGAACGCGCGGTACATCCCGCATTCGTAGAGCGCATCCGTGATCTCATCCGGCACGCGGCGCTCGTTCTCGATCACGTCCTCGGCGTCACGGACGAGATCGAAGAACGGTGTCACCCGCTCAAGCATCGAAGATTTCGTGGGCATTGCTGCTCCTCCTGTTGCAATAGTGATACACACGGGCCTGGATGTATCACTATAGCGACACCGACTGTTCGCGCAAGGGTCAATTCTCGTTGCGCGCGCACGACGTTCCGGGCTCTCAAGCACGCCCTCGAACTAATCACCGGTGCGATGGCGCGGCGGAGTGGCTGGACGGCGGGGTGTCCACCCGAGCGCGAGCACGCGTCGCAATCGGCGAGTCACTGTCACGGTTGTGGGCGCGATTCCGACCCTGGCTCACGTTCTCGTTCGTCCACGGCCGCAGAAGGCCCGCGCAATGAGATCGAGCCTTCGCGTCGTGATCGGACTACGGCCCGGCCCCTTCGGAACACGGCAAGACGACATACAAGTACCTCCTTCGAGCGGGTCCTTGTTGCGGTTCGTCACCGGAAGCCACCAGGTCGCAACGGCCTCTTTCTCGACCGTCGCCGACACACGCCACCGACGCTCTCGGTCAGGGGTCTGCTCGATATAGTGGGGCGATCCCCCCGGATCGTCGGGG
This genomic window contains:
- a CDS encoding flavin reductase family protein, with amino-acid sequence MNAVMEAVRLEPPQIATELRATFARFATGVAVVAYEDDAGTHGLTVNSLTSISLDPPLLLVSIQKNSRSHAALLDRPFTVSVLSADHSDVARAFASKSRDGAPEWDRSIGVPLVTDAIGWFHCAPWARHEAGDHTIVLGEVQRCGSRDGSPLLFYGGQLTALNG
- a CDS encoding acyl-CoA dehydrogenase family protein, which codes for MPTKSSMLERVTPFFDLVRDAEDVIENERRVPDEITDALYECGMYRAFLPKELGGLESHPVDWLEAVEALSHINGSVGWLCMLHTGQTWASRDAMKRILADERWIIAGNGGRAGGVARAVEGGYWVSGRWPFSSGSPEATHLFGLCVLHDDDGKEVLSPKDGAPWFVVPYFRREDVTLYDTWDGLGLRGTGSGDFSVDNVFVPAEMVDERGIWGITYGTPHEKGPFIQAAHSAHAIGLATAAMEELIKQTHLKARRGSYRQLRFATDENLHIKIATADARIRSCRLFQNDVLTRAFASAQENRYIDYELRVLMAEMNTFIVHEMREVVNSLFLESGVGGVFKGSRLGRIYRDMSTAANHIIIAQNQQPSVGAYWMTKDMEGGPFIENIEMSAIYPPHPQFADRANIRVDLPTRKK